One Bacillus sp. 1780r2a1 DNA segment encodes these proteins:
- the argF gene encoding ornithine carbamoyltransferase yields MSTVSASANLKGKDLLTLKDLTPEDIMFLLESAISLKEKHKNGEIVKTLEGKTLGMIFEKSSTRTRVSFEAGMLQLGGNALFLSSQDLQIGRGETIGDTAQVLSQFIDAIMIRTFEHSKIEELAEYASIPVINGLTDDYHPCQALADLLTIYEHKQTFRGLKLAYVGDGNNVAHSLMIACAKMGIDCSIGCPSGYEPKAFVTEYAKKVANETGATITITEDPVEAVQNADAIYADVWTSMGQEEEAKKRLEVFASYQVNDELVQHAKSDYLFLHCLPAHREEEVTASIIDGPNSVVFQQAGNRMHVQKALLQAILA; encoded by the coding sequence ATGAGTACTGTATCAGCATCTGCAAATTTAAAAGGTAAAGATTTGCTGACATTAAAAGATTTAACACCAGAAGATATTATGTTTTTACTAGAAAGTGCTATTAGCTTAAAAGAAAAGCATAAAAATGGAGAAATCGTTAAAACGCTTGAAGGAAAAACTTTAGGCATGATCTTTGAAAAGTCTTCAACAAGAACGCGAGTATCGTTTGAAGCAGGTATGCTTCAGTTAGGCGGAAATGCACTGTTTTTAAGCAGTCAAGACCTTCAAATTGGTCGTGGTGAAACTATCGGTGATACGGCTCAAGTGCTGTCTCAGTTTATCGATGCAATTATGATTCGTACGTTTGAACATTCTAAAATAGAAGAGCTGGCGGAATACGCATCTATCCCAGTAATTAATGGCTTGACGGATGATTATCATCCGTGCCAAGCACTAGCAGATTTGCTCACAATTTATGAGCATAAACAAACGTTCCGCGGCTTAAAGTTAGCTTACGTAGGTGACGGAAATAATGTAGCTCATTCGTTAATGATTGCATGTGCAAAAATGGGGATTGATTGTTCAATTGGTTGTCCTTCTGGCTATGAACCAAAGGCATTTGTAACGGAATATGCAAAAAAAGTTGCAAACGAAACTGGAGCAACCATTACTATTACAGAAGATCCTGTTGAAGCCGTTCAAAATGCTGATGCAATCTATGCAGATGTATGGACGAGTATGGGACAGGAAGAAGAAGCGAAAAAGCGTTTAGAAGTATTTGCTTCGTATCAAGTAAACGATGAACTTGTTCAACATGCCAAGTCAGATTATCTGTTTTTACACTGTTTACCTGCACATCGTGAAGAAGAAGTAACGGCGAGCATTATTGATGGGCCAAACTCTGTTGTGTTCCAGCAAGCTGGAAATCGCATGCATGTACAAAAAGCCTTGCTACAAGCAATCTTAGCTTAA